The genomic segment GTGCTTGTCGCGACATTGGGATTCATACAGTTGCTGTGCACTCTACCGCCGACGCTGATTCTATGCATGTACGCTTAGCCGATGAAAGCGTGTGTATAGGCGGCCCTTTAAGCAAAGACAGTTATTTAAATATACCGGCTATCATTACCGCCGCAACGGTAACTAATTCTGACGCTATACACCCAGGTGTTGGATTTTTAAGCGAAAATGCCGAGTTTGCCGAGATTGTTAGGGATCACAACTTGGTTTTCATCGGCCCTTCGCCTCAGCACATTACAGATATGGGCGATAAGGTTAAGGCTAAAAAAATCGCCGCTAAGCTGGGTATCCCAATCGTTCCAGGATCTGACGGCGGCGTATCCAGTTTACCTGAAGCACAAAGTATCGCCCGTAATATCGGCTATCCCATCCTGATTAAGGCTACAAGCGGCGGTGGTGGCCGCGGCATGAAGATCGTCCGTAGCGAGTCTGAATTAGCTGAGGCCATCCAAATGGCCAAAAGCGAGGCTGAAGCTTCCTTTGGTAACAGCGAGGTCTATATAGAAAAATACTTGCCGCACCCTAAGCACATAGAGATTCAGGTGATCGCCGATAACTTTGGCAATGTTATACACTTGGGTGAGCGTGACTGCTCATTGCAGCGCAGGCATCAAAAAGTTTTTGAGGAATCGCCCAGCCCCGTTATTACGCCTGAGCAACGAGCTGAGCTTGGTAAACTGGTCGCTAATTCAATTAAGCAGCTTGGATACCGTGGCGTTGGAACGATTGAATTTTTATATGCTAGCGGCCATTTTTATTTTATAGAGATGAATACTCGCCTTCAGGTAGAGCACCCAATAACCGAACAAATAACCGGCATAGATATAGCGCAAGAGCAGATCAAAATTGCCGCAGATGACAAGCTATCGTTCTCTCAGCAAGACGTAAAGCTCTCCGGTCATGCCATAGAATGTCGGATTAATGCAGAAGACCCCGATACCTTTGCTCCTTCGCCAGGACTAGTCAGCAGTTATCACTCCCCAGGCGGTCCAGGGGTCAGAATCGACAGCCATCTTTATTCTGGCTATAAGATTCCATCGTATTATGACAGCTTGGCCGCCAAGCTTATTGTTTATGAAGTAAACAGGAAAAGGTGCCTGGCCAGGCTTAAACGCGCGCTAAGCGAATACGTTATTTCTGGAGTAAAAACCCTTATTCCCCTGCATTTGCGCATTATCGATAATCCAGAAGTTATTTCAGGCCGATATGACATCACCACGCTTGAAAGAATGATGGCGGCTTTACAGTAGGCCCTATTTTAAGAAATAAGGCTTTCCTTTGTAAGCTCTTTCCTTAAGCCAATAATTCCAAGTACATTGGGGATTATCATAAGGCCAATCACTATATCCGCAATCACAAAGACCGTATCGATTTTCAAAAAAGCCCCTGAGATTAGGCAACATACAAATACGATTTTATAGGGAATAACATACTTATCATTTAGCAAGTACTGAATACATTTTTCTCCATAAAAGTTCCACCCTATTATTGTGGTGAATGCAAAGAAGATGATGCTAAGGCTAACGATGTATTTTCCAAACTCGCCCATGCCAAGCCCAGCCACAAAAGCACATGAGGTCAGCAGATTGCCGTCTATGCTTCTTGTAACGCTGAAAAATCCAGTATCAGCGTTTGTTATAAGCAAAACCAACCCTGTCATAGTGCACACAACGACAGATAAAAGCGCCCCGACCATTGATATTAAGCCCTGCTTGACAGAAGAGTCTGTCTTCGCTGTAGCAACAGCGATCGCCGAACTTCCAAGGCCAGATTCATGAGCATAAATACCTCGGCTGATTCCTATATGCACAACGTTTGCAACAGTAACCCCCGCCCCACAACCTAAAATCGCTTGAGGAGAGCAAGCTCCTTGAAATATCAGATAAAAAGCCTGCGGTATCTGGTCGATTTTCAGCAGCAATATCAAAATCGCGGCACCGATATATATCACGGTCATGATTGGGACAATCTGCTGAGCGACTTGAGATATACGCTTAAGCCCGCCTATGGTCACGGCAACAACTATGGCGCTAAGCAGCGTTATGGCAATGGTCGACGACATGCCAAATGTTCCTGCCGCTGCCACTATAGAGTTGCTTTGCGCCAGCGTCCCTATCCCAAGAATGGCCACAAAAACCCCGAACAGGGCATACATTTTTGCAGGCAATCGGCTTTTTAAACCAACCTCTATATAGCGCATCGGACCGCCTATAATTTGCTTATATTGGTTGGTTATTCTGTATTTTATGGCCA from the Holosporales bacterium genome contains:
- the accC gene encoding acetyl-CoA carboxylase biotin carboxylase subunit, whose translation is MFKKILIANRGEIALRVMRACRDIGIHTVAVHSTADADSMHVRLADESVCIGGPLSKDSYLNIPAIITAATVTNSDAIHPGVGFLSENAEFAEIVRDHNLVFIGPSPQHITDMGDKVKAKKIAAKLGIPIVPGSDGGVSSLPEAQSIARNIGYPILIKATSGGGGRGMKIVRSESELAEAIQMAKSEAEASFGNSEVYIEKYLPHPKHIEIQVIADNFGNVIHLGERDCSLQRRHQKVFEESPSPVITPEQRAELGKLVANSIKQLGYRGVGTIEFLYASGHFYFIEMNTRLQVEHPITEQITGIDIAQEQIKIAADDKLSFSQQDVKLSGHAIECRINAEDPDTFAPSPGLVSSYHSPGGPGVRIDSHLYSGYKIPSYYDSLAAKLIVYEVNRKRCLARLKRALSEYVISGVKTLIPLHLRIIDNPEVISGRYDITTLERMMAALQ
- a CDS encoding amino acid carrier protein, with the protein product MLNISIADSFVGMELIEQYIITLNEWIWGWPLITLLLGAGAYFTVKLKTLTLANLKLGIRYVFEKENHSHSGDISSFAALCTALSATLGTGNIVGVAVSITVGGPGVIFWLWVSSLLCLSIKYAEGVLAIKYRITNQYKQIIGGPMRYIEVGLKSRLPAKMYALFGVFVAILGIGTLAQSNSIVAAAGTFGMSSTIAITLLSAIVVAVTIGGLKRISQVAQQIVPIMTVIYIGAAILILLLKIDQIPQAFYLIFQGACSPQAILGCGAGVTVANVVHIGISRGIYAHESGLGSSAIAVATAKTDSSVKQGLISMVGALLSVVVCTMTGLVLLITNADTGFFSVTRSIDGNLLTSCAFVAGLGMGEFGKYIVSLSIIFFAFTTIIGWNFYGEKCIQYLLNDKYVIPYKIVFVCCLISGAFLKIDTVFVIADIVIGLMIIPNVLGIIGLRKELTKESLIS